GCCGCAGGGCAAGCATCTATCCCTTCATTGAAGCTCTGGAGCATGGTCTGGATACGGTCATCGGTGAGAAAGGGATGAAGCTATCGGGAGGTCAAAAGCAGCGTCTGTCGATTGCCCGGGCGATTCTGCAGGATCGGGACATCATCATCTTCGATGAGAGCACCAGCGCTCTGGACAGCGGGAATGAGAGCGATATTATGGCCGAGCTGAAGAGTCTGTCCGCCGGGAAGACGATGATCTCCATTGCCCACCGCTGGTCTACGGTTCAAGCCTGTGACCGGATTATGGTACTGCAAGCGGGAAGAGTAGCCGCCTGTGATACCCATGAGAATCTCATTAATCATAGTGAGGCCTACAAGCTGCTCTTCCAGAGCCAATATAAGGCAGGCTAAGGCATAACTGTCCATTGACGGCATCTTCACCCGGTAATATATTAAAATTAAATCATGTGACCGGCGGAAGAGGAGAAAAGTAAATGAGCCCGACCCATGTGTGGATTCCCGTCGTATTCTATTGGCTGCCGATGCTCATTTTTTTCTACATGGGGCTTGATGTGCTGCTGCGCAATCCTAAGAAGACTGAACACCGTCTGGTGAGCGCTACTATACTGTGTTATTTCCTGATGTTCCTGGAGGAGTACTTCCGGTATATGCTGCCAATGGAATATAGCCCGCTGCTGGCAGCGGTGTGGTTCTCGAATGTGGGGGTTCTGATTCCGGGACTTGGATTCCACCTGATCGCCCGGTTGATCGGCCTGCATAAGCGGATGCGGCGGCCCTGGTATCCGTATCTGTTCCATATCCTGGCGCTGGCGATTCCGGCCGGGCTGATCAGCCAGCGGTCCTATACCTCTGTACAGATGTTCACCGTAAGCGGAGTCTGGAAATGGCCAGTGGCGAATGGGGCTTACTACGGGACTATGACGGCCAGCCTGCTGCTGAGCTTCATCCCGATTGCCATGCTGCGCAGCGCGCGCAAGTGGAGCGCGGCCGATCCTGCCTACCAGAAGCATGACGGCATCTTCAAGCTGCTGGAGTACGGCTCCTGGGTGACGTTCCTCTGGGTAGCGGTGTTCGGTTATTTTCGCTTCAGTGAAGTGTTGCCGCCCTATGCGTATATTTATGGAGGGCTGATCTGGTGTTTCGTCCTGCGGCTGTCCATGCAGCGGTATGAGTTCCTTAATCATGCAGGGCAGCGTTACAAAAAGATGTTCCAGATCAATTCGCAGGCGGCTCTGCTCGTCTCCCTGAACGGAGACATTAAGGAGGCGAACCTGAGCGCGGAGAAGATGTTCGGGCAACTGGTTCCCGGGAAAGCCAACCTTACCGGTCTGGGGGGTGGAGAGATTGTAGCGAAGCTTAAGGCACAGGACGATATCGGTGAGCTGGAGATGGTCCTGCACAGCGGCGACAGCGTAATTGAGGCCATGATTAACGGGGATTATGTGACCGTAGATCATGAGCTATATGCTGTTCTGCTCATCCGCGACATCCGGCTGCGGAATCAGCATCTGCGGCAGATCGCCTTCATGGCCTACCATGATCCGCTTACCGGGCTGCCGAACCGCAGGCAGTTCTATGACAAGCTGGAGGAGGCGCTGGCAGAAGCCGGGCGGACCGGCGGAGAGCTGGCAATTCTGCTGCTGGATCTCGACCGGTTCAAGCAGGTCAACGACCGCTGGGGCCATGAGGCCGGAGACCAGATGTTATGCAAGGTAGCAGGCATGATCCATCAGCTGGTCCAGCCTGACGGGCTGGCGGCCCGCTTCGGCGGCGATGAATTCGTCATGTTCTGCCCGGTGGGGCGGGAGGGGCATACGGCCGCAGAGCTGGAGCGCAGGCTGCAGGCAGCGGCTGCCCAGGCCACGCTGGATTATGAGGGCGAAGTGCTGAAGATCGACATGAGCGCCGGCCTCAGCCTGTACCCGCAGGACGGATCGGCCCCGGACGCGCTGCTGCGCCAGGCGGATAAGCGGATGTACGAGATCAAGCGGGGTTTTACGGAGGGGAATCACGAGATATGAAGATAACGACGGATATTAAGGGACCCTGACGGGTTCCTTTTCATTTGCGAAGATGGTTACCATAATCAATCTTCGGAGATTAATGAACCAGATTAGCCCGGCCATCGCCTATAGAGTATAACAAGTTAAATGGAGATGAAGCAGTTGGAACAGGAGCAATTATGGCTGCAGCAGTGCCGGGATGGGGAGCAGGATGCATTCTATCAGCTGGTAAAGCCTTATCTGGACCGGGCATACAGCACGGCCAGGGCGATTCTGAACTCCCCGCACTATGCAGAGGATGCCGTCCAGAATGCGATGCTGGAAGCCTATAGAGCCATTATGAGCGGCAAAGAAATCCGCAGCTTCCGAAGCTGGTTCAACCGGCTGGTTGCGATGCGGGCGTTGGATCTGGCCAGAGCACGCTCCAGGCGGTTCAGACAGACAGAAGTGCTGGGGGATCATGAGGAGCCGGGGGATGAGCGGGAACAGCCTTTGGATGCGGTTTTGAAGAAAGAAGAGCAATCCCGGTTGCTGGCCCAGGTCATGTCACTGGATATGCGCCACCGTTCAGTGATTGTGTTGTATTACTATCAGGAAATGTCCGTAGAGGAGATTGCGGATGTGCTGGGCGTCAAGGCCGGGACCGTGAAATCCAGATTGTATAACGCGCGCTTGAAGCTGATGAGTCTGAATGAATCCATTAATCCGAAGAAGGTGATTTTCGATGTCTAAGTTCAAGAACGGGATACAGGGTGAACCGCAGCGGCAGGCAGAGGAAATGGGCGGTGTGCTGAGCCTTCATGCTGCGCCGCAGAGCCTGCATGATTTTGCAAAAAATATTGTGATGCACGCGGCGGCTGCGGAGCCTGCTGCACCTAGCCGTCCGGCCCGCTCCCGCACGAAGCGTCGGCTGATCGGTGCTGCCTGCAGTACGGCTGCTGCTGCTATGCTCCTATTCTCGGCCCAGGTATCGCCGGCCTTCGCCAGTCTGGTGCAATACATTCCCGGCTTCTCGGTGGCCTCCGATTGGCTGACCGCGCTGCGTACCGGTGACGGTGTGCAGAATGCGGGTAATTATGATTACCGGCCATTCCAGCCGGTCGTGATGAGCTTTGGAGATACCAAGGTTAGTCTGAGCGATGTGTATCTGACCAGTGACAAGCTGGTGTACAAGGTCTTTGTCCAGTCGGACAAAATTAGCGGGAGCGTGACCACCTGGCCGGACGGAACGCCGGGGATTGACTACAGCAACGCCGGTTATCACGTAACGAGCAAGGATTTTCCGGGCGCCAGAGCAGGCGGGGTGATGAAGCTTACCCATGATGAGCAGACCGGTGAGCCGATTCTGGTTCTGCCGACCGAGCAGCAGCTGTCGCCGCAGGAGGTGGCCGATTTCCTTGCGGGGAACCCGTCCAAGCTGAGCTTTACCTTCTATGAGCCTCAGGCGGGAGGCGCGGTTCCGTTGAAGCACAGCATGGACGTTCCTTTTGACAAAAGCCAGTGGAAGCAGGACCGGATCATCCCGCAGCAGACCTCTATTCCGGTTATGGTCAACGGAGACCAGCAGGAAATTGAGGTACAGGAGATTAAGCTTACGCCGCTCAGTACCTATGTAACTCTGCATCTAAGCAACACGGACCGGAGCCTGCTGGATATCGATTGGAGCAACCCGTCCATTGAATTGACGGATAACGCTGGCGGTACCTACGAATTTAAAGATTACACCAGCCTGAATACTGTGCCAGGACGCAGCAACGGCGGCTCCGGTACGATCCGGCTGGAGTTTGCTTCTTCACCGTATTTCAGTAAGCAAGCTCGCCAGCTGAATCTGAAGATCGGGCATGTCCAGCTCTCAGAGGTAGGCTCCTTCTCTCTGGCCATGGACGAAGTACTGCCCAAAGTGATCCCGTTCAGCGGCAAGCAGATGCTTCTGACCGAGAGCCGTTATGAAGACGGATTCCTGAAGCTGAAGCTTACGCAGGATGCACAGAACCGTATGAGCATTGACTTCAATATCCCGGGCTATATGGCTAAGGTGCTTCAGTCCCGGGAGCTGTATGATAAGTTCTACGCGGGCAACAGGGATCAGTCAGGCTTCGCCCGGAATATTTTGCAGGTTCAGGAAGGACGCGGAGAATATGAGGTCTGGATTGCGGCCCCTGAGCAGAAGCAGTATGAAGTGGAGATGATTAATGCCGTAACGCAGCGCGAGCAGGTCCAAGTGAATCAGCAGGTTGAACTCAGCGTGCGATAATGGAATTATCCGCCAGGCAGCGCTCCGGCCTCGGGGTTGTCTGGCGAAGGTTTTTACAATCGTATATACTGATTAGACCAATTCATTTCATAGGAGCTGTGTTCCAAGCCATGATCAAGAAAGAAGCCGCACATATACGCAAGCAGTTCAAGATGGACCATGATCAGCTGAACCTGTACGATATTCTGAACGTGTATATTATGAAGGATACGAATGAAATCTACCACTTCGAGCGCCAGCCGTTTGCCATGCTGGAGCGTGAGAAGCAGGAGCTGTATATGGGCAACTTCCGGAAGCTGCTGACCGGCGAGCTGGACCAGAAGCTGTTCGAGCTGAAATTCCTGAAGGAGGCGGAGGAGCCGTCGCAGGTGATGCTGCACCAGGGGCTGGTGACCGGGGACCCGGAGGAATGGCAGGACCTGATGCTCATGCTGGTAGACAAAATGCTGGTGGATGCCAAGTACGAGAAGGATACAGTCGTCACGTTCGTGCGGGGGCAATATTTCCGGCCGACTAAGGCGCGCAATGACGAAGCCGAGGAGACCGGCAAGGACGAGGTGTTTGCCCATCCGTTCATTCTATGCAGCGTGAATTCCACGGAGCAGCAGCGCAAGACGCTTCTGTTCGATTATGTGGAGCGGGAATTCAAGTATAATATCATGGTGGACCCGATTATTAAGCTGAGCACGCCGGAGCAAGGCTTTTTCTACCCAAGTGTGACGGACAACTACTCAGATGTGAACCGTGTCCTGTACTGCACAGGAAGCGCCAATAATCCGAACCCGCATTTCATCGAGCAGGTGCTGAATGCGGAGCGGTCGGTGACGGCGCTGGAGGAACGGTCTATTTTTGAGGAAATTGTTAAGGAAGTGGCCGGTGAACAAATCGATGTGGCGACCATTGCCCAGGTGTATGAGGAGATTCATCAGGTGATTGAAGATAACGCGGAGGAGGAAGAGCCGCCGAGACTCGATTACCGCGATGTGGAGCGTGTGCTGAAGGCCAGCGGGGTAGAGGATGTGACGGTGGAGAAGGTCGAACGCGCCTTCGAGACCATCGTGGACAACAAGCATTATGAGATGAAGGCCAGCAGCGTCATCCCGAAGTATACGACCAAGTCGATTAAGATTGACACGAAGGTCGCTTC
This region of Paenibacillus sp. FSL K6-1096 genomic DNA includes:
- a CDS encoding DUF4317 domain-containing protein, encoding MIKKEAAHIRKQFKMDHDQLNLYDILNVYIMKDTNEIYHFERQPFAMLEREKQELYMGNFRKLLTGELDQKLFELKFLKEAEEPSQVMLHQGLVTGDPEEWQDLMLMLVDKMLVDAKYEKDTVVTFVRGQYFRPTKARNDEAEETGKDEVFAHPFILCSVNSTEQQRKTLLFDYVEREFKYNIMVDPIIKLSTPEQGFFYPSVTDNYSDVNRVLYCTGSANNPNPHFIEQVLNAERSVTALEERSIFEEIVKEVAGEQIDVATIAQVYEEIHQVIEDNAEEEEPPRLDYRDVERVLKASGVEDVTVEKVERAFETIVDNKHYEMKASSVIPKYTTKSIKIDTKVASITISPQDLRYVRQVNYQGKRCIMIEIEEDAVIEGFTLLTENL
- a CDS encoding RNA polymerase sigma factor; protein product: MKQLEQEQLWLQQCRDGEQDAFYQLVKPYLDRAYSTARAILNSPHYAEDAVQNAMLEAYRAIMSGKEIRSFRSWFNRLVAMRALDLARARSRRFRQTEVLGDHEEPGDEREQPLDAVLKKEEQSRLLAQVMSLDMRHRSVIVLYYYQEMSVEEIADVLGVKAGTVKSRLYNARLKLMSLNESINPKKVIFDV
- a CDS encoding GGDEF domain-containing protein; this translates as MSPTHVWIPVVFYWLPMLIFFYMGLDVLLRNPKKTEHRLVSATILCYFLMFLEEYFRYMLPMEYSPLLAAVWFSNVGVLIPGLGFHLIARLIGLHKRMRRPWYPYLFHILALAIPAGLISQRSYTSVQMFTVSGVWKWPVANGAYYGTMTASLLLSFIPIAMLRSARKWSAADPAYQKHDGIFKLLEYGSWVTFLWVAVFGYFRFSEVLPPYAYIYGGLIWCFVLRLSMQRYEFLNHAGQRYKKMFQINSQAALLVSLNGDIKEANLSAEKMFGQLVPGKANLTGLGGGEIVAKLKAQDDIGELEMVLHSGDSVIEAMINGDYVTVDHELYAVLLIRDIRLRNQHLRQIAFMAYHDPLTGLPNRRQFYDKLEEALAEAGRTGGELAILLLDLDRFKQVNDRWGHEAGDQMLCKVAGMIHQLVQPDGLAARFGGDEFVMFCPVGREGHTAAELERRLQAAAAQATLDYEGEVLKIDMSAGLSLYPQDGSAPDALLRQADKRMYEIKRGFTEGNHEI